Within Halorussus sp. MSC15.2, the genomic segment GTCTACCGCGTTGTAGACGCCGCCAGCGATGGATTCGTGCGCACCTACTCTCATGTGTTCGAGGATGGATGGAGGGGTGATAGGCGCTTCGGAACCGGGGACCGACTACCGGAGGACCGGCGCGCCGACTCGCTGTCGTGGGTCGAGGTGCCAGCCCCCACTCTTATTGACCTCCGAACGCTACCCGGTGTGTGCCCATCAGCCTCGAAACCTTCGAAGGAGGCGGGGAGCGCTACTCCGTCGAGAGGCGAGTGCTGACGTTCCTCAGGGAGAACGACGAGCAGGCGTACAACGTCTTGGAGATTACCGAGGCGGTGATGGACACCGGATGGTCCGAGGCCAACGTGGACTACCCGGTCGGCGACGGCGACGACGACCTCATCGGTTGCATCGTCGACGTGGCGACCGTGAGCGCGATTCTGGACCGACTCGTGGACCACGGTGCGCTGGAGCGGAGAGTCCTCGATACCGGAGAGGGCGAGCGGAGTTACTACCGGACGAGAGCGACGTGACTCCGGGGGCTACAGTTCGGGCGGTCGCTCCTCGATGACGGGGTAGTCGCCGAACAGGTCCTCGCGGTCCGGGAGGCGGCCACCGTCGTCCTCGGCGACGGTCGTGTAGTTCAGGAAGTACTCGTAGCCGAGGTTGTCGTCGAACTGATTGCCCGCCCACGTGCCGCCGCCCAGCGAGAGCGTGAAGTCGAGGTCGTTGTTGCCCGCGCCTGCGAGACACAGCGACGGCTGGTTGACCAGTACCCGACCCACGTCGATGGCCTTCCCCATGCGCTCGGCGCGGTCGTCCTCCGAGGTGTGAATCGTACACGAGTGACCGATACCCTCGTACTCCACGATGGACTGGGTCAGGTCGAGCGCCGCGGAGAAGTCCGGCGCTTCGTACACCGTCAGGACGGGCGCGAGCTTCTCGCCCGAGAGCGGATAGCGTTCGCCGACGCCCTCGCCGTCCACCACTAGGAAGTCGGCGTCCGCGGCGCGGTCGATGCCCGCCATCTCGGCCAAGGTCCCGGCGTCCGAAGCGATGGCCCGCCGGTCGAGGTGGCCGTCGCGGAAGAGCGTCTCCTCGACTCGGTCGCGTTCGGCGTCGTCGCAGTAGTACCCGCCCGCGACTTCGAGCGCCGTCCGGAGTTCGTCGGCGACCGACGACTCCACGACGAGCGAGTTGACGTTGACGCAGGTCGCGCCGTCGTCCAGCGGCTTGCTGACCGCGACGAACTCCGCGACCTGCGCAATATCGGCGGTCCCGTCCACCACGCTGACGACGTTGCCCGCGCCGACGCTGTAGTTGGGCGTCCCCGACGACTGCCCGGCCTCGACGTTGTTCTGCGAACCGGTGACCTGCAACAGGTCGGCCCGTTCCATCAGCGCGTGGGCCTTCGCCTTGTCTATCTCACCGGGAATAACCTGCACGAGGTCGGCGGGCGCGCCGACCGCCGCCAACTCCTCGCGGACGTACTCGACCAACTCGGCGCAGGCGCGCCGCGTCTGAGGCGACGGCGAGAAGACGACGGCGTTTCGTCCCTTCAGCGCGAGCATCGCCAGTTGCGGCACCGTCGCCACGGGGTTGGTCGAAGGCGTGAACGCGCCGACGACGCCGACCGGCTTGGCGATTTCGCTGACGCCGCGTTCGGGGTCGCGCTCCACGACGCCGACCGACGGGGCGTCCCGGAGGTCGGCCAGCGTCCCCTCGACCTGTCGTTTCACCTTGTAGACTTTGTCGGAGACGTTGCCGATAGCGGTGTCCTCCACGGCGGCGCGCGCGACCGGTTCGACGTTGTCGTCCCGATACGCCGCCCACCCGACCGCCCGGACCAGTTCGTCGGTCGCGGACTGGTCGTAGTCGGCGATGGCGTCCATCGCTCGCTCGGCCCGGGCGACGACCCCGGCCACGAGGTCGTCGGCGTCGAGCGACGCGTCCGCGTCGGCCGGAGCGTTGGGTCGGTCGGACGCCGAATCGGCAGACGCGGCCGACCGCTCCGGACTGCTCTCGGTGGACGCAGTGGACGCGCTCGCCGTCTCGACGCTCCCGCCGTCGGCGGCCGCGGCGCTCCCGGTCGTCGTCTCCTCGGTCGGTCCGGGGAACTGCTCGCGGAGGTACGGCGCGACGTCCTCGCCGAACGCGCGCAACTGGTCGTCCACCGCCTCGCCGCCGACGCCGTTGACCTCGAACGCCGGTTGGAAGTTCAGGCCGTCGAGTCCGCACTCCTCGACGATGCTCGACACCTCGTCCCTGATGTGGTCGGCGTCACCGACGATGGCGACGCCCTTCTCCACGAACAGGTCCGCCCCGTGTTCGCGCAGCGCCGCCGTCGCTTCCTCGTAGTCGAGTCCGGAGACCGCCCCGAGCAGGCCCAGCGGCGCGTAGTAGTTCCACTGGTTCTCCAGTCCGCGCTTCCAGCGGTCGAGCGTCTCCGCGTCGGCGGCGTCGGTGTTGAACACGTAGCGGGTGAGCGCGACGCCGCGGTTCCGTCGCTCGTCCCACCCGAAGGCGAAGGGTTCGCCGTCGTACTCCGGGCGGTGGTCGGGCCACCCCGCCTGCTCGGCGAACTGGTAGTAGGCACCGATGGCGTCTTCGAGCGCGTCGTTCGGCAGGCCGATGTAGAAGCCGTTGATACCGCGCTCGGCCGCGAACTTCATCGAGCGCGGCGAGAACGCGGGTTGCCAGAGTTGTGGGTGCGGTGACTGTTCGGGTTGCGGGTAGACCGACACCGCGTCGAGCGTCGAACCGCCCGAGACGACCTCGTTCGCCCCGTCGCTGGCGTAGAGGTCCGAGTCGGTCCAGTCGATGACGTCGTCGAGGTCGTACTCGCAGGCGTCGCTCTCGTAGTAGGCCTTCTCCTGTTCGTGATGCCACTTGGTCCCCTTCGGCGGGACGCTGTGGTACTCGCCGTCGTGGGAGAACACGTCCTCGGTCCACGCCTTCCGGACGATTTCGTACTTCTCCTCGAACGACTCGTAGTTCTGTGGCTGGTTCTGGACGCCGCCGCCCCAGTACTGCCCCATGAGTTCGGCTTCCCGGGGCTGGTACCCCCGCCCGATGCCGATTTCGGCGCGCCCGTCGCTGACCACGTCGAGGAGGGCGGCCTGTTCGGCGAACCGGACCGGTTCGTACCACGGTAGGATGCACGACGCCTGCCCGAGACGCAGCGAGTCGGTCCGGGCCGCGATTGCGGTCAGGGTCTGGAGCGGGTTGGTGCTGACCTCTTGGCCCATCGTCTGGCCGTGATGCTCCGAGAGGAACAGCGAGTCGTAGCCGAGGTCGTCGGCCAGCACGCCGTGGCGAATCTGGTCGCGCATGGCCTGCTTGGCGGCCTCGTGTATCTCTTCGACCGAGGCGTCGGGGACGAGGTGCCCCTCGTCGGTCCGTTCGAGCGGAAGACTGGTCGTCGCGTTGTGGAAGGTGCCGAGATGAACCACGATACGCGAACATCAAATCAGAGAGACTTATAATTTAGTATTAATTATATTACCAACCACGCTACCGTTAACCGTCGCCGTGATACGGTTACGGTTCTCCGACGCCCGACGCACCGAGCGGGCGGTCACTCGGTCGGGTCCTCGCGGTCTCGAACCCACGCCTCGCTCTCGAACTTCGCCTCGGCGCGGTCCCGGGCACGCTCCAGTTCGTCGTCGGTCCAACTCCCCTCGTCGGCGTCGGCCCACGATTGGAGGGCGTCCTCGACCGCACCGACCGCCTCGTCCCGGTCCGCGCCGGACTGTTCGGCGATGCTGGTCACGCGCTCGCGAAACTCCTCGGGCGCGGTGTCGGGTGCCGAGAAGGTCGAGAGGTGACGGTCGGCGTCGAGGTCGAACTTGAGCGACCCATGCTGGACGACCGCGTCTTTCCGGCGGTACTGGGCGTTGCCCGAGATTTTTCGCCCGCCGCCCGCGACCACGTCGTGGGCAGGGTGGAGTTCTCGCAGGTAACAGGCCGGTTGGTGAATCTCGGGGAGTTTCTCGTCGGTGAACCGCGCGTCGATGCCGAGTCGCTCGAAGGCGTCGAAGACGGGTTCGCAGAGCAGTTCGTACGTCTCCATCAGGTCGCCCGGCAGTTCGTCGGCGGGCGCGACGATGGAGTAGGAGATGTCGGCGTACCGGTCGTGGTAGATGCCGCCGCCGCCCGTGGGTCTGCGGGTGACGGTGATGCCCTCGCGGTCGCAGTAGTCCCACGCCACGGTATCGGAGTCCTGCCGGTAGCCCAGCGAGAGCGTGCTGGGGTCCCACTGGTAGACCCGAACGGTTCGAATCCCTTCCTCGGCCGCGGTCTGCGCGGCGATTTCGTCGAGAGCCATGTTCGTCGGGCCGCGTCTTGACTCCTCTCGAATCAGCCGCCACTCGCGGTCGGACAGCGCCATACCGGGGGTTCGCGCGAGGGGGCCAAGTGCGTTGCGAAGGCCCAGCGGTCGGTAATCGAGAGTCCACGAGGAGCGGAGTTCGTCCCGACGGGAACGGTCGGCGGTCGTGGTCAGTCGGCGTTACGTGACGTTCCGGAACTCGAACCGCGCACCGCCCTCGTCGCTCTCGGTGACGGCGCAGTCCCACTCGTAAATCTCGGCGAGTTTCTGGACGAACGCCAGTCCCAATCCCATCCCGCCGTTGCTGGCCGCCGACGTGTACCCCTCCTCGAACACGGCGTTCTTGTCGTCGTCGGGGATACCGGAACCGTCGTCCGCGACGTAGAATCCTGTCGGGAGTTCGCCGACGGTAACGGTGACGTCCGCGCCTCCGTGCTCGACGGCGTCCTCAGAACGCTGCGCGTTCTGATGGGCTGCATCAGACTCCGTCTGATGAACGTCATCGTCCCGAGGACGATTGCCCGTGGAGCCGTGCTCCACGGCGTCTTCGTGAGCCTGCGAGCGAGGACTCGTCGAACCGTGTTCGGCGGCGTTATCGTCCTGCGGACGATTGCCAGTGGAGCCATGCTCCACGGCGTTCTCGAAGAGATTCCGGAACAGGTGTTGTACGTACGTCTCGTCGGCCTCTATCGTGGAGTCGATGGCTACCTCCGAGGTCGCTCCGCGAGTGTCTATGTCGTCCCAGACATCGCGCGCGACGGTCCCGAGGTCGACAGCGCTGTGTTCACCGACCGCGTCGCGACCCCGGGTCAGCATCAGCATCACGTCGATGATGTCCTCGATGCGGTCGAACGCCTCGGTGATGTAGCCGACGGCCTCGGCGTTCCCGTCAGCCGGGAGCTGCTGGCCGTATATCTGGCCGATGTTGACCGGGTTCCGAAGTTCGTGGGCGAGCATGCTGGCGAAGTTCTCCAACCGCGCGTTCTTCTCTTCGAGTTGCACCTCGCGGTGGTTCCGGTTGAGTTCGTAGCTCACGCACTGGCCCATCAAATCGAGGAACGTCCGCTCGGCGTCCGTGTACGCCCGGTCTCGCGGCATCTCGGACGCGAAGCACAGCGTCCCGTACTCGTCGCCGCCGACCTCCACGGTCGTCGCGAAGTACGCGTCCAGTCCGAACCGTTCGTACGCGGCGTCGTCCGTCCACCCCTCCTCGGCGGCGTCCGTCACCGAAACCGCCCCGGACGAAGCGAGCAACTTCTCGCAGTAGGTGTCACACAGCGAGTCAGTGACACCCGACTGTATCAGGTCGTGGTCGCCAATCGCTTCCACGATTTCGAACGTGTCGTCGTCGTTCGTTCGGGTGAAGTACCCGATGTCGAAGTCGAAACGCTCGCTCCCCAGTTCGAGCAGGTTCTCGACCTTGTCTCCGAACGACACCCGTGGGTCTGCGATGATATCGTACAGTTCACGCTGGTACTGTTCGTGCTCTTTGCGCTCGGTGATGTCGCGGACGATAGCGAGCATCAGCTCCCGGTCGTCGAGTTCGATAGTCGACGCCGATATCTCCGCCGGAATCGCCCGGCCGTCCTTAGTCAGACACGACAGTTCGTCCGTCCAGCCGTGGCCGTTCGCGAACACGCCGTCGACGAACGCCCGGAATCGGCCCATCTCGTCGGGGTGGCAGTCGGACGGGCCGCGCGCCAGCAACTCCTCGCGCTCGTAGCCGAGCATCTCCAGTCCGGCGGGGTTCGCGTCGACGATTTCGTCGCCGAAGGGGTCGTTGACGAAGATGGCGTCGTTGCTGTTCTCGAACACCGCCTCGAACTGGTCTTTCGCCCGCCGAAGCTCTCGCTCGCGGTGCTGGCGTTCGAGTTCGTACTCTACCCACTGGCCCATCAGGCGGTGGAACGTGCGCTCCGCCTCCGAGAACTCGCTCTCACGCGGTTCGGTCGAGACGAACCAAAACGTCCGGTCGTCGGTCCCGTCGAGCGTGAGGTACGTGCCGAGGTACGTCCGGACGCCGAACTGTTCGTAGCAGCGTTTACCTTCGAACCCCTCGCCGACGGGGTCGGTGACCGCGACCGGGTCGGCGATTGCATCTCTCGAATTGAAGTCGGTGGTGACCTCGCAGTAGGTCTCCGAGAGGTCGGCGTTCGCTCCGGGGACGAGGAAGTCGTGGTCGTCGCTGACCGCCTCGACTTCGAAGAAGTCGGTCTCCGGGTCGACCTTGGCCAGTCCGCCGATGTCGAGATTGAACCGCTCGCACCCGAGGTCGAACAGCGCGTCGAGTTTCTCCTCGAAGCCGAGGTCCGGGTCGGACGTGATATCGTACAGTTCGCGCTCGTACCGCTCGCGGGTCCCGAGCGAGGCCTGCCCCTCGGTTCGGTCGAGGAGCGTCTCTAGTTTCCGTTCGTTCTCGCGGGCCAGATTGTCGGGGGCGAAGTACTCCTCGGGAGGGGTGTAGAAGTCGTTCGGACAGGCGGTCTCGTCGTAGACGAGGTACGGGTGCGTGTTGATGACGTCCTCGATGACCGTCGGCGGGAGTTCGGTTCGGTCGTACTGGCACAGCGCCATCCCCGCCTCCCCGTCGAGGAGTTCGTTCACGTGGGCCTCGCAGGCCATGAACTTCCGCTGGGCGGCGTCGTCGCCGACGAGCCACGTCTCCTCGGCGGTGACGCGGAACCCCTCGTACTCGTCCTGTGCCGCCTCCGCGACGGTTCCGAGACTGTCACGAGCGCGCTCGACGTCGAACTCGCCGTCACTGAGGTACATCTCCTCGACGGAGTGGAACGAGAGCTGTCCTGCGTCGAGCGCGTCCTCGACGTCGACACCGTCGGACCGTAGGGCGTCGATTATCTCCTCCCGCGAGCTATCGTCGACGATGTACATGCACCGCTCGTCCCGCGCGAGACCGTCTGCGACGAACGGCACCACGGTCGCTAACTGCTCGGCGCGGTCTTCGTAGACGAGTGCGAGGTGGTCGGCGTGTTCGTGTCCGTCGAGCGGTTCGACGGGGCCGCGGAACCCGGCGGTGGACTGGAGGGCTTCGAATCCCGCGTCGGAGGCTGTCGACGGCTTGCGGTCGGACCTCCCGATGTGCTTGCTCACGTTCCACCCTCCGGATGGAGACGTCGCGTCGTCGGCCGGACCGTGTTCTGGCGGCCGCACGTCGTGGTAGAGTAGTCGAGGTAATCTCTCGTAGTGTGGACCCTTACGGGCGTTCGTGCCGCTGTCCCGTTATCCGCCCATGTCCCATCCATTACTCGTGGGGATGCACGCGAAAAGTAAAAGCTCACTGCACGCCAATCATCTGTCGTTACGCCGAGTCCGGATGCCGTCGCCGCTTCCTCGCACCGGATATCCCGACAGGAAGAATTAAGTGTTTTAGGCCCGCCTAAACTCATATGGGACGGAAGCGAAACGGACGAACGAAGACGTGGGCGTACGTGTGTGCCACGCTGTTCGGGGCGAGCGGAGACGACGACGCCGACGGCTCCGACGCGCGGTAGGCCACCACGGCTATCACTACCGACGCCGAGATACCGACGGAGGAGACAGCTATGGCGGACCTCTCGTTTCGAACCTCGGCGTTCACCCACGGCGAATCGATTCCCGAGAAGTACACCTGCGAGGGCGAGGACGTTTCCCCGGAGTTGACAGTCGGCGGCGCGCCCGACGACGCGGCGGCGCTCGCGGTCGTCGTGGACGACCCCGACGCGCCCGCCGGGACATTCACCCACTGGTTGCTCTGGAACCTGCCTCCTGACACGGTCGAAATCGAAGAGGGCGTCGAACCGCGCGAGGAACTGCCGGACCTCGGCGGCGCGCGGCAGGGGGAGAACGACTTCGGCGACGTCGGCTACCGCGGTCCCTGTCCGCCGGAGGGCGACGGTCCCCACGAGTATCGGTTCACACTGTACGCGCTGGACGAGGAGTTGGACGCGGAGGGTGGCGCGCTCCGCCCCGAAGTACAAGACGAACTCGACGCGAAGACCATCGACTCCGACCAGTTCACCGGGACGTTCTCGCGGGAGTGAGACCGCGTCGAACACCGGGCCGGGACGAAAGAAGTGGTCCCACCGACGCGACCGCTACTGTCCGCCGTTCGGTTCGTTCACCGTCGCGTCGTTGAACATCTGGCGACTCGTTCCGGCCGCGCCGAACTTCGGAATCTGGGCGTAGTCGTACCAGAACCGCTGGTCGGTCTGGTGGTAGACGTTGAGGAACACCGTGTCCTGCCAGTTGGCCTCCTCCATCTTGATGTACGCCTCGTTGCGCGCCTGCTCGGCCTCGTCGGTCGGTGCGGGGTTCTGCTGGACCGTGGTCCAAGCCCGTCTGGCGCGTTCGGACGCCTCGGTCCCCGACCAGTTGACGTACGAGATGGGCG encodes:
- a CDS encoding biotin/lipoate A/B protein ligase family protein: MALSDREWRLIREESRRGPTNMALDEIAAQTAAEEGIRTVRVYQWDPSTLSLGYRQDSDTVAWDYCDREGITVTRRPTGGGGIYHDRYADISYSIVAPADELPGDLMETYELLCEPVFDAFERLGIDARFTDEKLPEIHQPACYLRELHPAHDVVAGGGRKISGNAQYRRKDAVVQHGSLKFDLDADRHLSTFSAPDTAPEEFRERVTSIAEQSGADRDEAVGAVEDALQSWADADEGSWTDDELERARDRAEAKFESEAWVRDREDPTE
- a CDS encoding YbhB/YbcL family Raf kinase inhibitor-like protein; the encoded protein is MADLSFRTSAFTHGESIPEKYTCEGEDVSPELTVGGAPDDAAALAVVVDDPDAPAGTFTHWLLWNLPPDTVEIEEGVEPREELPDLGGARQGENDFGDVGYRGPCPPEGDGPHEYRFTLYALDEELDAEGGALRPEVQDELDAKTIDSDQFTGTFSRE
- a CDS encoding LLM class flavin-dependent oxidoreductase, producing MVHLGTFHNATTSLPLERTDEGHLVPDASVEEIHEAAKQAMRDQIRHGVLADDLGYDSLFLSEHHGQTMGQEVSTNPLQTLTAIAARTDSLRLGQASCILPWYEPVRFAEQAALLDVVSDGRAEIGIGRGYQPREAELMGQYWGGGVQNQPQNYESFEEKYEIVRKAWTEDVFSHDGEYHSVPPKGTKWHHEQEKAYYESDACEYDLDDVIDWTDSDLYASDGANEVVSGGSTLDAVSVYPQPEQSPHPQLWQPAFSPRSMKFAAERGINGFYIGLPNDALEDAIGAYYQFAEQAGWPDHRPEYDGEPFAFGWDERRNRGVALTRYVFNTDAADAETLDRWKRGLENQWNYYAPLGLLGAVSGLDYEEATAALREHGADLFVEKGVAIVGDADHIRDEVSSIVEECGLDGLNFQPAFEVNGVGGEAVDDQLRAFGEDVAPYLREQFPGPTEETTTGSAAAADGGSVETASASTASTESSPERSAASADSASDRPNAPADADASLDADDLVAGVVARAERAMDAIADYDQSATDELVRAVGWAAYRDDNVEPVARAAVEDTAIGNVSDKVYKVKRQVEGTLADLRDAPSVGVVERDPERGVSEIAKPVGVVGAFTPSTNPVATVPQLAMLALKGRNAVVFSPSPQTRRACAELVEYVREELAAVGAPADLVQVIPGEIDKAKAHALMERADLLQVTGSQNNVEAGQSSGTPNYSVGAGNVVSVVDGTADIAQVAEFVAVSKPLDDGATCVNVNSLVVESSVADELRTALEVAGGYYCDDAERDRVEETLFRDGHLDRRAIASDAGTLAEMAGIDRAADADFLVVDGEGVGERYPLSGEKLAPVLTVYEAPDFSAALDLTQSIVEYEGIGHSCTIHTSEDDRAERMGKAIDVGRVLVNQPSLCLAGAGNNDLDFTLSLGGGTWAGNQFDDNLGYEYFLNYTTVAEDDGGRLPDREDLFGDYPVIEERPPEL
- a CDS encoding MEDS domain-containing protein, coding for MSKHIGRSDRKPSTASDAGFEALQSTAGFRGPVEPLDGHEHADHLALVYEDRAEQLATVVPFVADGLARDERCMYIVDDSSREEIIDALRSDGVDVEDALDAGQLSFHSVEEMYLSDGEFDVERARDSLGTVAEAAQDEYEGFRVTAEETWLVGDDAAQRKFMACEAHVNELLDGEAGMALCQYDRTELPPTVIEDVINTHPYLVYDETACPNDFYTPPEEYFAPDNLARENERKLETLLDRTEGQASLGTRERYERELYDITSDPDLGFEEKLDALFDLGCERFNLDIGGLAKVDPETDFFEVEAVSDDHDFLVPGANADLSETYCEVTTDFNSRDAIADPVAVTDPVGEGFEGKRCYEQFGVRTYLGTYLTLDGTDDRTFWFVSTEPRESEFSEAERTFHRLMGQWVEYELERQHRERELRRAKDQFEAVFENSNDAIFVNDPFGDEIVDANPAGLEMLGYEREELLARGPSDCHPDEMGRFRAFVDGVFANGHGWTDELSCLTKDGRAIPAEISASTIELDDRELMLAIVRDITERKEHEQYQRELYDIIADPRVSFGDKVENLLELGSERFDFDIGYFTRTNDDDTFEIVEAIGDHDLIQSGVTDSLCDTYCEKLLASSGAVSVTDAAEEGWTDDAAYERFGLDAYFATTVEVGGDEYGTLCFASEMPRDRAYTDAERTFLDLMGQCVSYELNRNHREVQLEEKNARLENFASMLAHELRNPVNIGQIYGQQLPADGNAEAVGYITEAFDRIEDIIDVMLMLTRGRDAVGEHSAVDLGTVARDVWDDIDTRGATSEVAIDSTIEADETYVQHLFRNLFENAVEHGSTGNRPQDDNAAEHGSTSPRSQAHEDAVEHGSTGNRPRDDDVHQTESDAAHQNAQRSEDAVEHGGADVTVTVGELPTGFYVADDGSGIPDDDKNAVFEEGYTSAASNGGMGLGLAFVQKLAEIYEWDCAVTESDEGGARFEFRNVT